The nucleotide sequence TGGCACCCACCCTGGACAAACTCAACGCTGTGATCGCCGTGCTGCAAAAAAACAACGACAACATCGCCAAATCCCTACCCGGGTTAGCCCAATACGAACTGACCTCCGGCGAACTGGTGTCCAGCGGCCCCTACTACCAGGCCATGATCGCTAACCTGGGCATACCTGAACTCCTCCAACCATTTTTGGATTATGCATTCGGATTCCGCAGGGGCACCAACGCCGGCCAACCACCCGATCACGCCGGACCGCGCGCCGAAATACCTTTCCCGGTCAACGGAATCCCCAAACCCGGCGAACGGTGGGGCGGCCAATGATCACGCGCAACCGGGTCGCCCGGGTCGTTGCCGCCGTGCTGGTCGCATTGATCGGTGCTGCGACTTTGCTCCTCGTGCGCGAAACGTTCTGGCGCCCCACAACAATCAGCGCCTACTTCGTGTCCGCAACAGCGATCTATCCCGGCGATGACGTCCGCGTCGCCGGGATCAAAGTCGGGCGCATCACCTCCATCCAGCCCCAGGGCTCACACGTCAAGATGACTCTCACCGTCGAGCATGGCGTCCCCGTCCCCGCTGATGCTAAAGCAGTGATCGTGGCGGCCAATCTGATCTCGGCGCGATATGTCGAACTGACCCCCGCCTACCGACGCAGCGGCCCTACCTCAGGGGGGCCCACGATGCCCAACGGGGCTGTGATCCCGACCGAACGCACCGCCGTGCCCGTGGAATGGGATCAGGTCAAAGACCAATTGATGCGGCTGGCAACAGAATTGGGACCCAACAGCCAAGTTTCGACACCCTCGATCGCGCGTTTTATCGACAGCGCAGCCAACGCATTGGGGGGCAACGGCGACAAGCTGCGCCAGATGCTGGCCCAGCTTTCAGGTGTAGGACGGATCCTGGCCGACGGTAGCGGCAACATCGCCGACACCATCAAGAACCTCCAGACCTTCGTGACCGCGCTTCGCGACAGCAACCAACAGATCGTGCAATTCCAAAACCATTTCGCCACGTTGACCAGCGTGCTCAACAACAACCGATCCGACCTCGACGCGGCGCTGACCAACCTTTCGCAAGCCGTCGGCGAGGTCCAACGCTTCGTCGCCGAGACCCGCGACAAGACAAGCGAGCAAGTCCAGCGGCTGGCCGATGTGACGAGCAACCTTGTCGCGCACCGCCAAGATATCGAGCAACTCCTGCACGTCGCGGGCACAGCGGTGGCCAACGGCTACGCCGACTACAACCCCGATACCGGAACCATCCTCGGATCGGTCTCGCTCAACAACTTCAGTAGCCCAACGCAATTCCTGTGCGCGGCGATCGGTGCGGTCGAAAACACCACAGCGCCCGAGACGGCCAAACTGTGCGGGCTCTACCTCGGTTCTGCGCTGCGCCAATTGAACTTCAACAACATGCCGATCCCGTTCAACCCATATCTGGCACCTGCACCGCACAACCTGCTCTACACCGACCCCAGCCTGGCCCCCGGCGGCGGCGCT is from Mycobacterium conspicuum and encodes:
- a CDS encoding MCE family protein, producing the protein MITRNRVARVVAAVLVALIGAATLLLVRETFWRPTTISAYFVSATAIYPGDDVRVAGIKVGRITSIQPQGSHVKMTLTVEHGVPVPADAKAVIVAANLISARYVELTPAYRRSGPTSGGPTMPNGAVIPTERTAVPVEWDQVKDQLMRLATELGPNSQVSTPSIARFIDSAANALGGNGDKLRQMLAQLSGVGRILADGSGNIADTIKNLQTFVTALRDSNQQIVQFQNHFATLTSVLNNNRSDLDAALTNLSQAVGEVQRFVAETRDKTSEQVQRLADVTSNLVAHRQDIEQLLHVAGTAVANGYADYNPDTGTILGSVSLNNFSSPTQFLCAAIGAVENTTAPETAKLCGLYLGSALRQLNFNNMPIPFNPYLAPAPHNLLYTDPSLAPGGGAPATTEPPPAVSAYTGLNGDQPPPPGWNRPPAPPGLYAPTPAFPYPALYPGAPPPTPPNVENMLLPGVAAPPGPPTPPGPPSEGTPPS